One Caldisericia bacterium genomic window carries:
- a CDS encoding sodium ion-translocating decarboxylase subunit beta — protein MIAVGLSLVFISVKKRYEPLLLLPIGIGILLVNLPFSPLRESGSIFDILFRYGIKNELFPLLIFISIGAMIDFKPLIEKPWMVVFGAAGQFGIFGAMIIALLMGFTLFESASIGIIGSADGPTSIFVTSKLAPKILGPVTLAAYSYMALVPLIQPPIMKFLTTKKEREIRMDTKKVEVSPLMEKLFPYLIIIISSLVSPMSIPLVGFLMFGNILSTSGVTDMLAKAAKEYLSGIVTLFLGITVGSTMKASVFLTKETLLIFILGLVAFSLSTVVGILLGKLLLLFGVKVNPLIGAAGLSSFPMSARLVHQIGREEDKHNFLLMHAIGANTSGQIASVVAGGVLLELVMKYGNTGGVKVGLNILLLGMLKVFIVLSLIGIITYILRKLF, from the coding sequence ATGATAGCCGTAGGTTTATCCCTTGTTTTTATCTCTGTAAAGAAGAGATACGAGCCTTTACTTCTACTTCCCATAGGTATTGGAATTCTTCTTGTAAATCTTCCCTTCTCTCCCTTAAGAGAGAGTGGTTCAATATTTGACATTCTCTTTAGATATGGGATAAAAAATGAACTCTTTCCCCTTCTTATATTTATAAGTATTGGTGCAATGATTGATTTTAAGCCACTCATTGAAAAGCCATGGATGGTCGTGTTTGGAGCGGCAGGTCAGTTCGGGATATTTGGTGCAATGATCATTGCTCTCCTAATGGGTTTTACCCTTTTTGAGAGTGCATCCATTGGAATAATTGGAAGTGCAGATGGTCCAACATCCATATTTGTAACAAGTAAACTTGCGCCAAAAATTCTTGGTCCTGTAACCCTTGCAGCATATTCATACATGGCACTTGTCCCACTGATACAACCACCCATTATGAAGTTCCTTACAACTAAAAAGGAGAGAGAGATTAGAATGGACACAAAAAAAGTGGAAGTATCTCCCCTTATGGAAAAGTTGTTTCCCTACTTAATAATAATCATATCTTCCCTTGTTAGTCCAATGAGCATTCCTCTTGTGGGCTTTCTAATGTTTGGAAACATACTCTCCACATCTGGTGTAACAGACATGCTTGCAAAGGCAGCAAAGGAGTATCTATCTGGAATAGTAACCCTTTTCCTTGGAATTACTGTAGGTTCCACCATGAAGGCAAGTGTCTTCTTAACAAAAGAGACTCTCCTTATATTCATTCTTGGACTTGTGGCATTCTCCCTTTCAACAGTTGTTGGAATTCTTTTAGGTAAATTACTTCTTCTCTTTGGAGTAAAGGTAAATCCATTAATTGGAGCTGCAGGATTATCCTCTTTTCCAATGTCTGCAAGACTTGTTCATCAGATAGGGAGAGAGGAGGATAAACACAACTTCCTTCTTATGCACGCCATAGGGGCAAACACATCAGGTCAAATTGCATCTGTTGTTGCAGGAGGTGTCCTTCTTGAGCTTGTAATGAAGTATGGAAACACAGGAGGGGTTAAGGTAGGATTAAATATACTGCTTCTTGGTATGCTAAAGGTATTTATTGTGCTCTCCCTCATTGGAATAATCACATATATTTTAAGAAAACTGTTTTAA
- a CDS encoding zinc ABC transporter substrate-binding protein, translating into MKRIFIFLILTALIFSGCGKGEVKRKAVSATIFPLYDFVRNIVDGTDIEVNLIVPPGESPHTFSLTPEEVKKIEGSRIVFYNDFGLDEWIISSAKSIGVEKLVNVNKTLTPINGNPHFWLSIPYAIKECETIKDSLIEEFPEYRETFEKNFNTYKEKLLSLHERIKKSIDKLKEKRIITYHPAYLYFAKEYGLKVVYVIEKSPGKEPTPKEIAEIEDIIKNENIKVLFIEPQLSSSVVDGIVSDTGVKVFTLDPLGGTPDRDSYLKLMNYNLNTILEALGEDCGS; encoded by the coding sequence ATGAAAAGGATTTTCATCTTTTTAATTCTAACTGCACTTATCTTTTCAGGATGTGGTAAAGGGGAAGTTAAGAGGAAGGCGGTATCAGCTACAATTTTCCCTCTATACGACTTTGTGAGAAATATAGTGGATGGAACAGATATTGAGGTAAATCTTATAGTCCCTCCAGGTGAAAGCCCCCATACATTCTCCTTAACACCAGAGGAGGTAAAAAAGATTGAGGGAAGTAGAATAGTATTTTACAACGACTTTGGACTTGATGAATGGATTATATCAAGCGCTAAAAGTATTGGAGTTGAAAAGCTTGTTAATGTTAATAAAACACTAACTCCCATCAATGGTAATCCCCACTTCTGGCTTTCCATTCCTTATGCCATTAAGGAGTGTGAGACAATAAAAGATTCCCTTATAGAGGAATTTCCAGAGTATAGGGAGACATTTGAAAAAAACTTCAATACTTATAAAGAGAAACTACTCTCTTTACACGAAAGAATCAAAAAATCCATAGATAAGCTTAAGGAAAAAAGGATAATAACATACCATCCTGCATACCTCTATTTTGCAAAAGAGTATGGATTAAAGGTTGTTTATGTAATTGAAAAATCTCCGGGAAAGGAACCAACACCAAAAGAGATAGCAGAGATTGAGGACATTATAAAGAATGAAAATATTAAAGTGCTTTTTATAGAACCTCAACTTTCTTCATCTGTGGTTGATGGAATTGTATCTGATACAGGTGTAAAGGTATTTACCCTTGACCCTCTTGGTGGAACACCTGATAGGGATTCATATTTGAAACTTATGAATTACAATCTAAATACGATACTGGAGGCTTTAGGTGAAGATTGTGGAAGTTAG
- a CDS encoding metal ABC transporter ATP-binding protein, whose amino-acid sequence MKIVEVRNVSVEFGRRKILENINFKLDRGEFLIIIGPNGAGKSTLLKAILGLIPFKGEILIFGKDIRKLTRKERERIGYVPQKFLHEREFPITVEELINLSIGKMERREEIVDNFLSLLGIDNLRKKLIGELSGGQLQRVFIARALVRSPEILIMDEPLSGIDISGEKTFYELVNFLHRELKISIILVSHDVTVVDKLADKVLCLNRRVICFGKPREVLTEKSLESLYGKEMGIFKHKPCPEDGPCKLFVEDRDV is encoded by the coding sequence GTGAAGATTGTGGAAGTTAGGAATGTAAGTGTTGAATTTGGAAGGAGAAAGATCCTTGAGAATATAAATTTCAAACTTGACAGGGGTGAGTTTCTAATAATAATCGGTCCCAATGGAGCAGGGAAGTCCACCCTCCTTAAAGCAATACTTGGGTTAATTCCATTTAAAGGTGAAATCCTTATCTTTGGAAAAGACATAAGAAAACTTACGAGGAAGGAGAGGGAAAGGATTGGATATGTGCCACAGAAGTTCCTTCACGAGAGGGAATTTCCAATAACAGTTGAAGAACTCATAAACCTCTCCATAGGAAAGATGGAGAGGAGAGAGGAGATAGTGGACAACTTTCTCTCTTTACTGGGAATAGATAATTTAAGAAAGAAACTCATTGGAGAACTCTCCGGTGGACAGCTTCAGAGAGTTTTTATAGCAAGGGCGCTTGTTAGATCTCCTGAAATCCTTATAATGGATGAACCTCTATCAGGTATAGACATATCAGGAGAAAAAACTTTTTACGAACTTGTTAACTTTCTTCATAGGGAGCTTAAGATATCCATAATTCTTGTATCTCACGATGTAACTGTTGTAGATAAACTTGCAGACAAGGTGTTATGCTTGAATAGAAGGGTAATATGTTTTGGAAAGCCAAGAGAGGTTCTAACTGAAAAATCCCTTGAATCTTTGTATGGTAAGGAGATGGGGATTTTTAAACACAAACCCTGTCCTGAGGATGGACCATGCAAACTCTTTGTGGAGGATAGGGATGTTTAA